In one Parus major isolate Abel chromosome 13, Parus_major1.1, whole genome shotgun sequence genomic region, the following are encoded:
- the SH3TC2 gene encoding SH3 domain and tetratricopeptide repeat-containing protein 2 isoform X3, with amino-acid sequence MDLSGLEHSFWVVPDPQNPQADLQGCAPGGSQLRQDTHRLFHSISQQLCCVPSSPGKAGLTEQSSPEAGHGSPDPSVVLLPLRHSFLPELSLSFSVESHSSRCLNSQLQEAARKKLWALESDDRDVCALFKELSARLVCMQAHEDRFLLTFKTLEEVWKFSTYLTLGYVGTCLEQLLFAQEFWLDCALVEDTELRVSVDEEHLATIYMDLLLQEGNFFCRAVPGAWKSEQEGEESLQLCRNELIHVKSVGQDSRWEGMSLLTGQRGMVPVTALEPIPHPFYQWFLKNYAVSFGLSQEISGTSSQAIVKGRCIATKDHRGAAWDELSFSKGDPIEIIGFFIPGLPWFVGKSLSTRSIGFVPTRHVNPEPCQPLGKGFVFLSEEEKSPVLHIPCNGDEQHFATLLGDLAHTDITSVYRLAGFEPTAVFPQVPPEAALHGSKEIQVLQSWEEINDWATSSTSELSSPGSETAPATLEDVLLEKLDDLDYPKFFIDLNTGHMEDADVFDPILTFLNQDSFVPSFQSFYDLSFSFLQSTFYGFSDEDELVLYLETSRNWAKRTRLVWAHVRLCFLLGKLCIKKLKLSQARVYFEEAMSVLDRGFGDLPLLAALHVSLASVYLKQNMKHKFSSLLGKTLTLLVCLPGRSFSSESELELLTYILRESIAVGNAPLEARVCFLIVKLFLQLGRTEEVLPFLEHLQCLSTTWLSPGSRGPLDAAATLGYLYDKKCLPNLALASVRSFAPSSTKGTPTPIWRAGFILQNAPKLLGKQLDRSSIPALACLYLKQALQFCCESRAVAMQRTLCAVLSRTYLQHGLLDGAVCYSARAAALGRLLGEEEAFESSLSLGWMHLLQQRPGPAGDILRQLLRSLRGTASETQPGAVHNLLAMALGAQGHVQEAAENFLRALHKAKETGNRRNQAVALANLGQLSLSCGAAQLAELYLLWSVRLYAELQGHQEPDLELAQVLLWLAQAMVDRQRMEDAKLCYELALGFALKWQNLRSQLHVTERLCHFCSRVCPDLQACIAYHEHWASLARQLQDRELEGNARQALSLLYQALGTPESSHCALRGNSSMSARAGQTLSQTELESGQAPFSRTHPAFSRADPVTGDSLLPLEAYPND; translated from the exons ATGGATCTCTCTGGCCTTGAGCACAGCTTTTGGGTGGTTCCAGACCCACAGAATCCCCAGGCAgatctgcagggctgtgctcctgggggCTCTCAGCTGAGGCAGGACACCCACAGGCTCTtccacagcatttcccagcagctctgctgtgtcccctcctctCCAGGGAAGGCTGGcctgacagagcagagcagccctgaggcaGGACACGGCTCCCCGGACCcctctgtggtgctgctgcctctcaggCACAGCTTTCTGCCAG AGCTCTCACTCTCCTTCTCCGTGGAGAGCCACTCCTCCCGGTGCCtcaattcccagctccaggaagcTGCCAGGAAGAAGCTGTGGGCTCTGGAGAGCGATGACAGGGACGTCTGTGCCCTGTTCAAG GAGCTGTCAGCCAGGCTGGTCTGTATGCAGGCACACGAGGATCGCTTCCTCCTCACCTTCAAAACCCTGGAGGAAGTCTGGAAGTTTTCCACTTATCTGACTTTAG GGTACGTGGGcacctgcctggagcagctgctctttgcCCAGGAGTTCTGGCTGGACTGTGCCCTGGTGGAGGACACGGAGCTCAGGGTCAGCGTGGATGAAGAGCACCTGGCCACCATCTACATGGATCTGCTCCTCCAGGAAG GGAACTTTTtctgcagggcagtgcctggagcCTGGAAGTcggagcaggagggagaggagagtctgcagctctgcaggaatgaGCTGATCCATGTGAAGAGTGTGGGACAGGATTCCAGGTGGGAAGGGATGTCCCTGCTGACGGGACAGCGAGGCATGGTGCCCGTGACAGCTCTGGAGCCAATACCTCACCCCTTTTACCA GTGGTTCCTGAAGAATTATGCTGTGAGTTTTGGCCTCTCGCAGGAGATCAGTGGGACGAGCTCTCAGGCCATTG TCAAAGGCAGGTGCATCGCCACCAAGGACCACAGAGGAGCAGCGTGGGATGAGCTGAGCTTCTCCAAAGGAGACCCCATAGAAATCATCGGTTTCTTCatccctgggctgccctggTTTGTGGGCAAATCCCTCAGCACCAGGAGCATTGGCTTCGTTCCCACCCGACACGTAAATCCCGAGCCCTGCCAACCTCT GGGAAAGGGCTTTGTGTTTCTGAGCGAAGAGGAGAAGTCCCCTGTGCTGCACATCCCCTGCAATGGTGACGAGCAGCACTTTGCCACCCTCCTGGGGGACCTGGCGCACACTGACATCACCTCTGTCTACAGGTTGG CTGGCTTTGAACCCACAGCCGTGTTCCCACAAGTGCCACCGG AGGCTGCTCTCCATGGCAGTAAAGAAATCCAAGTGCTCCAGTCTTGGGAGGAAATCAATGACTGGGCTACCAGCAGCACCTCAGAGCTGTCCAGCCCAGGCAGTGAAACAGCCCCTGCCACACTGGAAgatgttctcctggagaagctggatgACTTGGACTACCCCAAATTCTTCATTGACCTCAACACTGGACACATGGAGGATGCTGATGTCTTTGATCCCATATTGACTTTCCTCAATCAAGACAGTTTCGTGCCCAGTTTCCAAAGCTTTTATgatctcagcttttcctttctgcagtcCACTTTTTATGGCTTCTCTGATGAGGATGAACTGGTTCTGTACCTGGAGACTTCCCGGAACTGGGCCAAGAGGACTCGTTTGGTTTGGGCTCACGTCAGGCTCTGTTTCCTCCTGGGCAAGCTCTGCATCAAAAAGCTCAAGTTGTCCCAGGCTCGGGTGTACTTTGAGGAGGCCATGAGTGTCCTGGACAGGGGCTTTGGGGACCTGCCCCTGCTGGCAGCGCTGCACGTGAGCCTCGCCTCCGTCTACCTGAAGCAGAACATGAAGCACAagttctcctccctgctggggaAGACGCTGACCTTGCTCGTGTGCCTGCCTGGCCGCTCCTTCAGCTCGGAGAGCGAGCTGGAGCTCCTGACGTACATCCTGAGGGAATCCATCGCTGTGGGCAACGCTCCGCTGGAGGCCCGCGTCTGCTTCCTCATTGTcaagctcttcctgcagctgggcagaACCGAGGAGGTGCTGCCCTTTTTGGAGCATCTCCAATGTCTCAGCACCACCTGGCTCAGCCCAGGCTCCCGTGGGCCACTGGATGCCGCTGCCACCTTGGGCTACCTCTATGACAAGAAGTGCCTGCCAAACCTCGCGCTGGCCTCTGTCAGGTCCtttgctcccagcagcaccaagggGACACCGACCCCCATCTGGAGAGCTGGCTTCATCCTCCAAAACGCTCCCAAACTCCTGGGGAAGCAGCTGGACAGGAGCAGCATCCCAGCGCTGGCTTGTCTGTACCTCAAGCAAGCGCTGCAGTTCTGCTGCGAGAGCAGGGCCGTGGCCATGCAGAGGACGCTCTGCGCCGTGCTGAGCAGGACGTACCTGCAGCACGGGCTGCTGGACGGGGCTGTTTGCTattcagccagagctgcagccctgggcaggctgctgggggaggaggaggcttTTGAGTCCTCGCTGTCCTTGGGGTGGAtgcacctcctgcagcagcgGCCGGGCCCGGCTGGGGACATCCTGCGGCAGCTGCTGCGCTCCCTGCGCGGCACCGCCAGCGAGACCCAGCCCGGGGCCGTGCACAACCTCCTGGCCATGGCCCTCGGGGCCCAGGGACACGttcaggaggctgcagagaacTTCCTGAGGGCCCTGCACAAGGCCAAGGAGACGGGGAACAGGAGGAACCAGGCCGTGGCCCTGGCTAACCTGGGCCAGCTGAGCCTCTCGTGTGGGGCCGCCCAGCTGGCCGAGCTCTACCTGCTGTGGTCGGTCCGGCTCTACGCCGAGCTCCAGGGACACCAAGAGCCGGacctggagctggcacaggtgctgctgtggctggcacAGGCCATGGTGGACAGGCAGAGGATGGAAGATGCCAAACTCTGCTATGAACTGGCGCTGGGGTTTGCCCTGAAGTGGCAGAACCTGAGGA GTCAGCTGCACGTCACGGAGCGTCTGTgccatttctgcagcagagtGTGCCCCGACCTGCAGGCCTGCATCGCCTACCACGAGCACTGGGCGTCCCTGGCACggcagctgcaggacagggagctggagggCAATGCCAGGCAGGCCCTCAGCCTGCTCTACCAGGCTTTGGGCACACCTGA GAGCTCTCACTGTGCTCTGAGAGGGAACAGCTCAATGTCAGCCAGAGCTGGGCAAACGTTGTCCCAGACAGAACTGGAGTCTGGCCAAGCACCGTTTTCCAGGACACATCCAGCCTTCAGCAGAGCGGACCCAGTGACAGGGGATTCATTGCTTCCTTTGGAAGCTTATCCCAATGATTAA